The genomic region AAACGTTTTACAATCTCTGTCCACGGTTCTACTTCTTCCAACGGGATGGGGTCGTAATTTGAGAACTCGAACAGGCCCCGTATGGTCATCAAGTTTTTGGACTGTTCATTTACCATTTTGGAAAACTCGTTGTAGCTTTCAGGCTCGTTGTTACGTACCGCTTTTTGCAATTTCGCTACCGTTAACGGATTAAACATATGTTTTTCGCCATCACGTCTCCACCGATACTCCCCACCCATTTCCAAATCCAAATTGGCGGCCACTTCTTTTTTGGCAAATGCCTTCGCATGGCGCTTGGCGATTTCCTTTTCAATTTGGTACAAACCAATACCTTGTATTCTGGTAGGTGTGTTCGGAAAGTATTTACTGACCACTTTCGTATTGATACCGATACATTCAAACAATTGCGAACCGCGATAGGAGTTCAAGGTTGAGATACCTATTTTATTCATTACCTTGAGAATACCCTTTCCTATGGCCTTGTTATAATTTTGTACGGCTTGGTCAAAGGTAAATTCGGTGATATCAAGTTCTTCAATTTGTTCGCCAATAATTTCATTTACCAAATATGGGTTTACGGCGCTGGCTCCAAACCCGAAGAGTAAGGCAAAGTGATGGACTTCCCTTGGTTCGGCAGATTCTATGATAATGCTGAGTTTTGAACGTTTGCCCAACTTTTGCAGACCGCTATTCACATAAGAACACGCAAGCAAAGCTGGGATTGGTGCTTGTTCCTCATTTACGTTTCTATCAGATAGTATAATGATATTCGTTTCTTCATCTACTGCTTTGGAAGCTTGTTTCAATATAGATTCAAGCGCATCCTCCAAACCGTTATGCCCTCGTTCAATATTATATAACGTTGGGATAGATACTACTTTGTAATCTGGACTCGCATCATAGTTTTTTATCTTGTCAAGATCCTCTTTTGAGATTACCGGATTCTGAATTTTCAATTTGCGACAGTGCAGTTCTGAAAAATCAAAAATATTATGATCGCTTCCTAAAGTGAGGCTAATATCGGTAATCAATTCTTCGCGAATGCCATCCAAAGGTGGGTTTGTGACCTGTGCAAATAGCTGCTTGAAATAATTGTAAATCAATTGAGGACGTTCGGACAATACTGCGATAGGTGTGTCCGAACCCATTGAACCAATAGGTTCTTTGGCATTTTTGCCCATGGGGAGAATAATTGTGTTGATATCCTCTAATGTGTATCCAAAAGCAGCTTTGCGCTTATCAAGTGAGGCTTCCCCTAAAAATAATGGACAGTCATTATATGGTATATCCTTTAAATGAACCATATTGTTATCCAACCACTTCTTATATGGATTTCGCTGCGCGATTTCTTCTTTTATCTCCCCGTCATTGACTATTCGCCCTTCTTCCATGTTGACCAAGAACATTTTACCAGGTTCCAATCTACCGTGAAACTCTACATTTTCAGGAGCGATGTCAACAACACCTACTTCTGAGGACATGATAACATAGTCATCTTTGGTAACTGTGTATCTTGAAGGACGCAGTCCGTTCCTATCTAAAACGGCACCTATATAATTCCCATCGGTAAAAGGTACCGATGCGGGGCCGTCCCAAGGTTCCATCATACAGGAATGATATTCGTAGAAAGCTCTTTTCGCTTCTGACATATCTGGGTTTTTCTCCCAAGCTTCCGGTACCAAAACCATCATGACCTCAGGTAGCGAACGACCGGTCATAAGTAAAAGCTCAACGACCATATCCATTGTGGCCGAGTCTGACTTTCCTGGTAGGATTACTGGAATTATATTTTTAATTTCCTCGCCAAACCAGTCACTTTTCAATAACTCTTCCCGAGAGCGCATTCGGGATACATTGCCACGAAGCGTATTTATCTCACCGTTGTGGCACATGTAACGAAAAGGCTGTGCCAAGTCCCAAGTGGGGAAGGTATTGGTCGAGAATCGTTGGTGCACCAATGAGAGCCTGGTAACGACCCGAGGGTCCATCAAATCCTTATAATACAGGCTAATATCTTTCGGCATTAGCAAACCCTTGAAAATTATGATTTTGGTGGAAAGGCTGGGAACGTAGAAAAACTGACTCTCGGAAAGTTTTGAATTGATTATGGCATGTTCGGTTACTTTTCTGGCGATAAATAGCTTTAAATTGAAATTGAATTCATTTTGTTCCTCATTTTCTTTGGCTATAAAAAGTTGTTTAACAAAAGGTTCGGTTTCCATGGCGATCCTACCAGGGACCGATTTATTTACGGGTACATCTCGCCACCCCAAAAGTTGAAGCCCTTGTTTTTTGATGTTTTCTTCAAATACAGCTATGCAAAAATCCCGTTGATTTTCTTTTTGGGGTAAAAAGACATTGCTTACCGCATATTGCCCCGGCTCTGGTAACTCAAAACCGCATTCGGCCCCAAAAAAATCATGTGGAATGTCTATGAGTATTCCTGCGCCATCACCAGTTTTTCCGTCGGCACTTACCGCGCCTCTATGTTCCAGCTTATCTAGAATTTCTAAGGCCTTATGAATAATATCATTTGATTTTTTTCCCTTTAGGCTACAAATGAACCCTGCACCGCAGTTATCATGCTCAAATTCCGGTAAGTATAACCCCTGTTTTTCTAACGCCATAAATTATCGTATTTATTCAAAAATATGACTTTAGATAAACTATCCTTATCAAAAACTATTATATTCAATAATTAATTCAACGTATATAATAATATGTTAAATATTATTCATATCTGTATTTTATAATGGGGTAGATTGTCATTATCATAATATAGACCTCGGTTAAACTATTTTAAACCTTAATCATGGGGGGTATGGGTCATTCTATGAACGAAAAAGAAAACCACCCCTAAAAAAGAGGTGGTTCAGCAATAAAACTATATTATTTTTTACCTACAGGCCATGTGTATTGTAGGGTGCCACAATTTAACTTTTTAAAATACTTCTTGAAATCACTATTTTTTGAATCTCGGAAGTGCCCTCGTAAATTTGGGTAATCTTGGCATCACGCATGAGTCTTTCAACATGATAATCCTTAACAAAGCCATTACCGCCATGAATTTGTACGGCTTCAACAGTGGTTTCCATTGCGACTTGTGAGGCGTAAAGCTTTGCCATCGCCCCGGAAAGGTCATAATTTATGTTGTTGTCTTTTTCCCAGGCTGCTTTATATACCAAATGCCTTGCGGCCTCGATTTGCGTATGCATATTGGCTAATTTAAAAGCTATGGCCTGATGGTTACTGATTTCCGTACCAAATGCTTTTCTTTCCTTTGAATATTTCAAGGCCAGTTCATAAGCACCTGCCGCTATTCCCAATGCTTGTGCTGCAATGCCAATTCTACCTCCGGAAAGGGTTTTCATTGCGAATTTAAACCCAAAACCATCTTCGCCTATCCTATTTTGTTTAGGTACTTTTACGTCGTTAAAAATCAAAGAATGTGTATCGCTGCCACGAATACCCAGTTTATTCTCTTTAGGGCCTATTTCAAAGCCTTCCATACCTTTTTCAACAATTAGGGCGTTGATGCCTTTGTGTCCTTTTTCCCTATCGGTTTGGGCAATGACCAAATATACTTCTGCGGTGTTACCATTGGTTATCCAATTTTTGGTACCGTTCAATACATAATGGTCTCCCATATCTATGGCAGTGGTTTTTTGAGAAGTGGCATCACTCCCAGCTTCAGGTTCTGAAAGGCAAAAAGCGCCAATGATTTCCCCTGTAGCCAATCTTTTCAAGTATTTTTCCTTCTGCTCTTCAGTACCATAGGTTTGTAGGCCGTAACATACCAATGAGTTGTTGACCGATACCACTACGGATGCAGATGCATCAATTTTGGATAGCTCTTCCATAGCGATAACATACGAAAGCGTATCCATTCCACTGCCATTATATTTAGGATCCACCATCATTCCCATAAAACCAAGTTCCCCTAGTTTTGTAATCTGTTCGGTAGGAAATCTCTGTTCTTCATCCCTTTCTATAACGCCAGGTAACAACTCATTTTGGGCAAAATCCCTTGCCGCTTGCTGTATCATCAAATGTTCTTCCGATAATGAAAAATCCATAAGTAATTTGTCTTTAGTCAACTTTACAAAGATAAGGGTAAGTCATAAAATGTAAACAGAATTCATTAACAGATTTAAAGGTTAAATTTGTTTGCCATGATTTGAATTAAAACTTTGATTGCCATTCCAAATTTTTATATTTGTTGCATTCACTTTAATCAATTTGATTTAACTGCAAAATTATGAGGCAACACTAACCCCGAAAGGGGGCAAACACTACATTTTTCAAACTGGAAAATCAATTTGGTCACATAATTTTAAATCAATAGTAAATGAAACAATTACTTAAATCATACGAAGATAAACAGCCCGAAATCGTTTTTAACTGGAAGGATTCCGAAACTGAAGCGGAAGGGTGGA from Costertonia aggregata harbors:
- the gltB gene encoding glutamate synthase large subunit — translated: MALEKQGLYLPEFEHDNCGAGFICSLKGKKSNDIIHKALEILDKLEHRGAVSADGKTGDGAGILIDIPHDFFGAECGFELPEPGQYAVSNVFLPQKENQRDFCIAVFEENIKKQGLQLLGWRDVPVNKSVPGRIAMETEPFVKQLFIAKENEEQNEFNFNLKLFIARKVTEHAIINSKLSESQFFYVPSLSTKIIIFKGLLMPKDISLYYKDLMDPRVVTRLSLVHQRFSTNTFPTWDLAQPFRYMCHNGEINTLRGNVSRMRSREELLKSDWFGEEIKNIIPVILPGKSDSATMDMVVELLLMTGRSLPEVMMVLVPEAWEKNPDMSEAKRAFYEYHSCMMEPWDGPASVPFTDGNYIGAVLDRNGLRPSRYTVTKDDYVIMSSEVGVVDIAPENVEFHGRLEPGKMFLVNMEEGRIVNDGEIKEEIAQRNPYKKWLDNNMVHLKDIPYNDCPLFLGEASLDKRKAAFGYTLEDINTIILPMGKNAKEPIGSMGSDTPIAVLSERPQLIYNYFKQLFAQVTNPPLDGIREELITDISLTLGSDHNIFDFSELHCRKLKIQNPVISKEDLDKIKNYDASPDYKVVSIPTLYNIERGHNGLEDALESILKQASKAVDEETNIIILSDRNVNEEQAPIPALLACSYVNSGLQKLGKRSKLSIIIESAEPREVHHFALLFGFGASAVNPYLVNEIIGEQIEELDITEFTFDQAVQNYNKAIGKGILKVMNKIGISTLNSYRGSQLFECIGINTKVVSKYFPNTPTRIQGIGLYQIEKEIAKRHAKAFAKKEVAANLDLEMGGEYRWRRDGEKHMFNPLTVAKLQKAVRNNEPESYNEFSKMVNEQSKNLMTIRGLFEFSNYDPIPLEEVEPWTEIVKRFKTGAMSYGSISKEAHENLAIAMNRIGGKSNSGEGGEDSERFYKNATGDWRNSAIKQVASGRFGVTSDYLTNAKEIQIKMAQGAKPGEGGQLPGPKVNPAIAKTRNSTPYVGLISPPPHHDIYSIEDLSQLIYDLKSANRKARINVKLVSEIGVGTVAAGVAKAKADVILISGFDGGTGASPLTSLKHAGLPWELGIAEAQQTLVMNDLRNRIVLECDGQLKTGRDVAVACLLGAEEFGFATAPLVASGCIMMRVCHLNTCPVGIATQNPELRKKFEGKPEHVVNYMYFVAQELREIMAQLGFRTLNEMVGQVQKLDRKKAIEHYKAQGIDLTPILHQVAVPAGTKFYNTQKQVHDVNKSIEFEIIEKANPSLFRKEKLILDFPIKNTDRAVGAIISNEISKVYGAQGLPINTLKLNFTGSAGQSFGAFATRGLTMTVNGNTNDYLGKGLSGAKLVIKVPDNSTIVPEENVITGNVTLYGATAGRAYINGKAGERFCVRNSGAKTVVEGIGDHGCEYMTGGVAVILGEVGRNFGAGMSGGIAYVYDKNKTFEKNCSKEGLNLLAVEEDQDIIQLRELVESHYNHTMSPLAQRILETWEDCLPDFIKVFPEEYRQALIRLKEENLQII
- a CDS encoding acyl-CoA dehydrogenase family protein — protein: MDFSLSEEHLMIQQAARDFAQNELLPGVIERDEEQRFPTEQITKLGELGFMGMMVDPKYNGSGMDTLSYVIAMEELSKIDASASVVVSVNNSLVCYGLQTYGTEEQKEKYLKRLATGEIIGAFCLSEPEAGSDATSQKTTAIDMGDHYVLNGTKNWITNGNTAEVYLVIAQTDREKGHKGINALIVEKGMEGFEIGPKENKLGIRGSDTHSLIFNDVKVPKQNRIGEDGFGFKFAMKTLSGGRIGIAAQALGIAAGAYELALKYSKERKAFGTEISNHQAIAFKLANMHTQIEAARHLVYKAAWEKDNNINYDLSGAMAKLYASQVAMETTVEAVQIHGGNGFVKDYHVERLMRDAKITQIYEGTSEIQKIVISRSILKS